The Acidicapsa acidisoli genome contains a region encoding:
- the nuoF gene encoding NADH-quinone oxidoreductase subunit NuoF yields the protein MPKLVSHPDEVKVISKRFGMGAANIDRYLELGGYESTRKALAQGPDWIINEMKASGLRGRGGAGFPTGLKWSFVPKQSAKPKYVLVNGDESEPGTCKDHLIFLHDPHSIIEGTIIAGLAIGAKTGFIYLRGEYRYLLEIMEKAVADAYAKGFLGKNIFGTETEFQVITQSGAGAYEVGEESALMESLEGKRGVPRIKPPFPAVVGLYGGPTVINNAETIAAVPHILQMGGPAYAALGTERNGGTRLFGISGHVERPGIYELPMGYNLHKMIYEVAGGIRGGRKLKAVVPGGSSTPVLLPEEIVNLGMDFDQVGKAGSMLGSGGVVVIDDQTCIVEFALRTISFYQHESCGWCIPCREGTDWLKKSLTRVHAGFGSVKDIDNIQYLAENMLGRTFCPLGDAAAMPTIGFVKKFRKEFEEHLDGKPCPYAKHVELAVV from the coding sequence ATGCCTAAACTCGTCTCCCATCCCGACGAAGTCAAAGTCATCTCCAAGCGATTCGGCATGGGCGCAGCCAATATCGATCGCTACCTCGAACTGGGCGGCTATGAATCCACCCGCAAAGCCCTCGCCCAGGGTCCCGACTGGATCATCAACGAGATGAAAGCCAGCGGCCTGCGGGGTCGCGGCGGCGCCGGCTTCCCGACCGGCCTCAAGTGGTCCTTCGTCCCCAAGCAATCCGCCAAGCCCAAATACGTACTCGTCAACGGTGACGAAAGCGAGCCCGGCACCTGCAAAGACCACCTGATCTTCCTGCATGACCCTCATTCCATCATCGAGGGAACTATCATCGCCGGCCTCGCCATCGGCGCGAAAACAGGCTTCATCTATCTCCGAGGCGAGTATCGCTATCTCCTTGAGATCATGGAGAAGGCCGTAGCCGATGCCTACGCCAAAGGCTTCTTGGGCAAGAACATCTTCGGCACCGAAACCGAGTTTCAGGTCATCACGCAATCTGGCGCAGGAGCCTACGAAGTCGGCGAAGAATCCGCCCTCATGGAGTCGCTCGAAGGCAAACGCGGCGTTCCCCGCATCAAACCCCCGTTCCCGGCCGTAGTCGGCCTTTACGGCGGACCCACAGTCATCAATAACGCGGAAACCATTGCCGCTGTCCCCCACATTCTTCAGATGGGCGGCCCTGCCTACGCAGCTCTCGGCACCGAGCGCAATGGCGGAACCCGTTTGTTCGGAATAAGCGGCCACGTCGAACGCCCCGGCATCTACGAACTGCCCATGGGCTACAACCTGCACAAAATGATCTACGAAGTAGCAGGCGGAATTCGCGGCGGCCGCAAACTCAAAGCCGTTGTTCCCGGCGGCTCATCGACCCCGGTTCTACTCCCCGAAGAAATCGTAAATCTCGGCATGGACTTCGATCAGGTAGGCAAAGCAGGCTCCATGCTCGGCTCCGGCGGAGTAGTCGTCATCGACGACCAGACCTGCATCGTCGAGTTCGCCCTCCGCACCATCAGCTTCTATCAACATGAAAGCTGCGGCTGGTGCATCCCTTGCCGCGAAGGCACCGACTGGCTCAAGAAGTCGCTGACCCGCGTCCATGCCGGATTTGGCAGCGTGAAAGACATCGACAACATTCAGTACCTCGCCGAAAACATGTTGGGTCGCACCTTCTGCCCGCTCGGCGACGCAGCAGCAATGCCCACAATCGGCTTCGTCAAAAAATTCCGCAAGGAATTTGAAGAACACCTCGACGGCAAACCCTGCCCCTACGCAAAGCATGTAGAGTTGGCCGTTGTTTAA